The following proteins are encoded in a genomic region of Chelmon rostratus isolate fCheRos1 chromosome 3, fCheRos1.pri, whole genome shotgun sequence:
- the LOC121604533 gene encoding serum response factor-like isoform X3 produces the protein MLAGSGAGMGTRTGTGRAGNVTGISSLPVNTAGPGPNTASETDGGQFDDREYGHVTEVIYSGSDQDSDSGDDEDTAGSGGDRRGVKRERSEREVGHQSAPTSGGLSGGYGGVSPGMPGAKPGKKTRGRVKIKMEFIDNKLRRYTTFSKRKTGIMKKAYELSTLTGTQVLLLVASETGHVYTFATRKLQPMITSETGKALIQTCLNSPDSPPRSDPSSDQRMSATGFEETDLTYQVSEADGCAEVAKDLIKPTFTMSNLPGTTQSTPSSSSSSSSSSSSSAVSMQVQTSAPSWQPSSSTNGTVLKTSAGVVLPGGFTLMSGASLPPGTHTIPLSQLQGQPLAIQGPVAPGPTATLHAPPTQPTTLLRLPATVSLSGGGVSQQLQTFQVQPSSQQTSTNQSSSDIHNPTSSTGDLSPDPLSQRPMSRCERLVQQFVIFTTYPGVMVHNSPHRS, from the exons ATGCTGGCGGGGAGCGGCGCCGGAATGGGCACCAGGACCGGAACCGGGCGAGCGGGAAACGTAACTGGGATCAGCAGCCTTCCGGTGAACACGGCCGGACCGGGACCGAACACAGCCTCCGAAACCGACggaggccagtttgacgacAGGGAGTACGGTCACGTTACCGAGGTGATCTACAGCGGCTCTGATCAGGACTCTGACTCCGGCGATGACGAAGACACGGCGGGTTCAGGTGGGGACAGAAGAGGCGTTAAGCGAGAGCGGAGCGAGAGGGAGGTTGGCCATCAGTCAGCGCCCACCTCCGGAGGCTTGAGCGGGGGTTACGGCGGGGTCAGCCCCGGGATGCCAGGAGCCAAACCCGGCAAGAAAACCAGAGGAAGAGTCAAGATCAAGATGGAGTTTATAGACAACAAACTGAGGCGGTACACAACTTTCAGCAAGCGGAAGACCGGGATCATGAAGAAG GCCTACGAGTTGTCCACATTGACTGGTACTCAGGTGTTGCTGCTGGTTGCCAGTGAGACGGGCCACGTGTACACCTTCGCCACCCGGAAACTGCAGCCGATGATAACCTCGGAGACCGGCAAAGCTCTGATCCAGACCTGCCTCAACTCCCCGGACTCCCCTCCCCGCTCTGACCCCTCGTCCGACCAGAGGATGAGTGCCACGGGCTTCGAGGAGACCGACCTCACCTACCAGGTGTCTGAGGCAGATGGCTGTGCAGAGGTCGCTAAG GATCTGATCAAACCAACCTTCACCATGTCCAACCTGCCTGGCACCACACAGTCCACACCatcgtcctcctcttcttcatcctcctcttcctcctcctccgcagTGTCCATGCAGGTGCAGACCAGCGCCCCCTCCTggcagccctcctcctccaccaacGGGACGGTGCTGAAGACATCTGCTGGTGTCGTGCTTCCTGGAGGCTTCACCTTGATGTCAG GTGCCTCGCTGCCCCCTGGCACGCACACCATCCCCCTCAGCCAGCTGCAGGGCCAGCCTCTGGCCATTCAGGGCCCTGTGGCCCCTGGCCCTACTGCCACGCTGCACGCTCCGCCCACACAGCCAACCACGCTGCTCCGCCTCCCCGCCACCGTGTCACTGTCAG GAGGCGGAGTCTCTCAGCAGCTACAGACCTTCCAGGTGCAGCCCAGCAGTCAGCAGACCTCCACCAACCAGAGCAGCTCAGACATCCACAACCCCACCTCCTCTACAG GGGACCTGAGTCCTGACCCTCTGAGCCAGAGGCCGATGAGCCGCTGTGAGAGACTCGTCcagcagtttgtcatttttacaacTTACCCCGGTGTGATGGTACACAACAGTCCTCACAGAAGCTGA
- the LOC121604533 gene encoding serum response factor-like isoform X1 encodes MLAGSGAGMGTRTGTGRAGNVTGISSLPVNTAGPGPNTASETDGGQFDDREYGHVTEVIYSGSDQDSDSGDDEDTAGSGGDRRGVKRERSEREVGHQSAPTSGGLSGGYGGVSPGMPGAKPGKKTRGRVKIKMEFIDNKLRRYTTFSKRKTGIMKKAYELSTLTGTQVLLLVASETGHVYTFATRKLQPMITSETGKALIQTCLNSPDSPPRSDPSSDQRMSATGFEETDLTYQVSEADGCAEVAKDLIKPTFTMSNLPGTTQSTPSSSSSSSSSSSSSAVSMQVQTSAPSWQPSSSTNGTVLKTSAGVVLPGGFTLMSGASLPPGTHTIPLSQLQGQPLAIQGPVAPGPTATLHAPPTQPTTLLRLPATVSLSGGGVSQQLQTFQVQPSSQQTSTNQSSSDIHNPTSSTASLPTSIVSSSSSSLSSSSSSVASHMMYPSGHTVMYAAPTPSLGDGSLTVLNTFPSTGHTQSHDPGSLPQVFLTPLPPVAAQIPVSAVQLHPMVISQQSSSSNLTELQVVSLDVHQSKDD; translated from the exons ATGCTGGCGGGGAGCGGCGCCGGAATGGGCACCAGGACCGGAACCGGGCGAGCGGGAAACGTAACTGGGATCAGCAGCCTTCCGGTGAACACGGCCGGACCGGGACCGAACACAGCCTCCGAAACCGACggaggccagtttgacgacAGGGAGTACGGTCACGTTACCGAGGTGATCTACAGCGGCTCTGATCAGGACTCTGACTCCGGCGATGACGAAGACACGGCGGGTTCAGGTGGGGACAGAAGAGGCGTTAAGCGAGAGCGGAGCGAGAGGGAGGTTGGCCATCAGTCAGCGCCCACCTCCGGAGGCTTGAGCGGGGGTTACGGCGGGGTCAGCCCCGGGATGCCAGGAGCCAAACCCGGCAAGAAAACCAGAGGAAGAGTCAAGATCAAGATGGAGTTTATAGACAACAAACTGAGGCGGTACACAACTTTCAGCAAGCGGAAGACCGGGATCATGAAGAAG GCCTACGAGTTGTCCACATTGACTGGTACTCAGGTGTTGCTGCTGGTTGCCAGTGAGACGGGCCACGTGTACACCTTCGCCACCCGGAAACTGCAGCCGATGATAACCTCGGAGACCGGCAAAGCTCTGATCCAGACCTGCCTCAACTCCCCGGACTCCCCTCCCCGCTCTGACCCCTCGTCCGACCAGAGGATGAGTGCCACGGGCTTCGAGGAGACCGACCTCACCTACCAGGTGTCTGAGGCAGATGGCTGTGCAGAGGTCGCTAAG GATCTGATCAAACCAACCTTCACCATGTCCAACCTGCCTGGCACCACACAGTCCACACCatcgtcctcctcttcttcatcctcctcttcctcctcctccgcagTGTCCATGCAGGTGCAGACCAGCGCCCCCTCCTggcagccctcctcctccaccaacGGGACGGTGCTGAAGACATCTGCTGGTGTCGTGCTTCCTGGAGGCTTCACCTTGATGTCAG GTGCCTCGCTGCCCCCTGGCACGCACACCATCCCCCTCAGCCAGCTGCAGGGCCAGCCTCTGGCCATTCAGGGCCCTGTGGCCCCTGGCCCTACTGCCACGCTGCACGCTCCGCCCACACAGCCAACCACGCTGCTCCGCCTCCCCGCCACCGTGTCACTGTCAG GAGGCGGAGTCTCTCAGCAGCTACAGACCTTCCAGGTGCAGCCCAGCAGTCAGCAGACCTCCACCAACCAGAGCAGCTCAGACATCCACAACCCCACCTCCTCTACAG ccagtcTTCCTACCTCcatcgtctcctcctcctcttcctccttgtcctcctcgTCGTCCTCAGTGGCAAGTCACATGATGTATCCCAGCGGTCACACAGTGATGTATGCGGCACCGACGCCCTCGCTGGGCGACGGCAGCCTCACCGTCCTCAACACCTTCCCCTCAACAGGCCACACCCAGTCACATGACCCCG GCTCTCTGCCGCAGGTCTTCCTCACCCCACTGCCCCCAGTCGCTGCTCAGATCCCAGTGTCTGCAGTCCAGCTCCACCCG aTGGTGAtcagtcagcagagcagcagcagtaaccTGACGGAGCTGCAGGTGGTCAGTCTGGACGTCCACCAATCAAAAGACGACTGA
- the LOC121604533 gene encoding serum response factor-like isoform X2 — protein MGTRTGTGRAGNVTGISSLPVNTAGPGPNTASETDGGQFDDREYGHVTEVIYSGSDQDSDSGDDEDTAGSGGDRRGVKRERSEREVGHQSAPTSGGLSGGYGGVSPGMPGAKPGKKTRGRVKIKMEFIDNKLRRYTTFSKRKTGIMKKAYELSTLTGTQVLLLVASETGHVYTFATRKLQPMITSETGKALIQTCLNSPDSPPRSDPSSDQRMSATGFEETDLTYQVSEADGCAEVAKDLIKPTFTMSNLPGTTQSTPSSSSSSSSSSSSSAVSMQVQTSAPSWQPSSSTNGTVLKTSAGVVLPGGFTLMSGGGVSQQLQTFQVQPSSQQTSTNQSSSDIHNPTSSTASLPTSIVSSSSSSLSSSSSSVASHMMYPSGHTVMYAAPTPSLGDGSLTVLNTFPSTGHTQSHDPGSLPQVFLTPLPPVAAQIPVSAVQLHPMVISQQSSSSNLTELQVVSLDVHQSKDD, from the exons ATGGGCACCAGGACCGGAACCGGGCGAGCGGGAAACGTAACTGGGATCAGCAGCCTTCCGGTGAACACGGCCGGACCGGGACCGAACACAGCCTCCGAAACCGACggaggccagtttgacgacAGGGAGTACGGTCACGTTACCGAGGTGATCTACAGCGGCTCTGATCAGGACTCTGACTCCGGCGATGACGAAGACACGGCGGGTTCAGGTGGGGACAGAAGAGGCGTTAAGCGAGAGCGGAGCGAGAGGGAGGTTGGCCATCAGTCAGCGCCCACCTCCGGAGGCTTGAGCGGGGGTTACGGCGGGGTCAGCCCCGGGATGCCAGGAGCCAAACCCGGCAAGAAAACCAGAGGAAGAGTCAAGATCAAGATGGAGTTTATAGACAACAAACTGAGGCGGTACACAACTTTCAGCAAGCGGAAGACCGGGATCATGAAGAAG GCCTACGAGTTGTCCACATTGACTGGTACTCAGGTGTTGCTGCTGGTTGCCAGTGAGACGGGCCACGTGTACACCTTCGCCACCCGGAAACTGCAGCCGATGATAACCTCGGAGACCGGCAAAGCTCTGATCCAGACCTGCCTCAACTCCCCGGACTCCCCTCCCCGCTCTGACCCCTCGTCCGACCAGAGGATGAGTGCCACGGGCTTCGAGGAGACCGACCTCACCTACCAGGTGTCTGAGGCAGATGGCTGTGCAGAGGTCGCTAAG GATCTGATCAAACCAACCTTCACCATGTCCAACCTGCCTGGCACCACACAGTCCACACCatcgtcctcctcttcttcatcctcctcttcctcctcctccgcagTGTCCATGCAGGTGCAGACCAGCGCCCCCTCCTggcagccctcctcctccaccaacGGGACGGTGCTGAAGACATCTGCTGGTGTCGTGCTTCCTGGAGGCTTCACCTTGATGTCAG GAGGCGGAGTCTCTCAGCAGCTACAGACCTTCCAGGTGCAGCCCAGCAGTCAGCAGACCTCCACCAACCAGAGCAGCTCAGACATCCACAACCCCACCTCCTCTACAG ccagtcTTCCTACCTCcatcgtctcctcctcctcttcctccttgtcctcctcgTCGTCCTCAGTGGCAAGTCACATGATGTATCCCAGCGGTCACACAGTGATGTATGCGGCACCGACGCCCTCGCTGGGCGACGGCAGCCTCACCGTCCTCAACACCTTCCCCTCAACAGGCCACACCCAGTCACATGACCCCG GCTCTCTGCCGCAGGTCTTCCTCACCCCACTGCCCCCAGTCGCTGCTCAGATCCCAGTGTCTGCAGTCCAGCTCCACCCG aTGGTGAtcagtcagcagagcagcagcagtaaccTGACGGAGCTGCAGGTGGTCAGTCTGGACGTCCACCAATCAAAAGACGACTGA
- the si:ch73-173h19.3 gene encoding EGF-containing fibulin-like extracellular matrix protein 2 — MKTLHTFFALSLLIFMVSAQQVDEPVTYSCTEGYEFSMEEQECKDINECETLPDACKGGMSCINHYGGYFCLPQNAQIIISNGEEEPTTTTRAPPPHFVRLPAVPSHRGNYQTTSNQGSIQGTNQARLSSIQCPTGFAPDEFNYCRDVNECIPSSPCQHLCYNLPGSFMCQCEQGYELTPDQLSCHDMDECLLSSYMCQWQCVNQPGSYSCVCPEGYQLQGTRMCQDINECETGPNCSEDQVCWNYFGGYRCYPRNPCQDPYVQTGEGRCSCQSPSACRGLPPSIVYKYMSITSERSVPADIFQIQATSVFPNMHNTFRIKAGNEEGQFFLRRSSNVSGMLVMTRPLIGPREHVLDLEMVTQNSALSYRSSSLLRLTIIVGPYAF; from the exons ATGAAGACTCTGCACACGTTCTTCGCTCTGAGTCTTCTGATCTTCATGGTTTCAGCTCAGCAGGTGGATGAACCTGTCACCTACTCA TGTACAGAGGGCTATGAGTTCAGCATGGAAGAACAGGAATGCAAAG ACATCAATGAGTGTGAGACGTTGCCAGATGCCTGTAAAGGAGGGATGAGTTGCATCAACCACTACGGTGGATACTTCTGTCTGCCGCAGAACGCCCAGATCATCATCAGCAACGGAGAGGAGGAACCGACCACGACGACCCGAGCCCCCCCGCCGCACTTCGTCCGCCTGCCTGCGGTGCCCAGTCACCGTGGCAACTACCAGACCACCAGCAACCAGGGCAGCATCCAAGGAACCAACCAGGCCCGGCTGAGCTCCATACAGTGTCCGACTGGATTTGCCCCAGATGAGTTCAACTACTGCAGAG ATGTGAATGAGTGCATTCCCAGCAGTCCCTGCCAACATCTGTGCTACAACCTGCCAGGATCCttcatgtgtcagtgtgaacagGGTTACGAGCTGACTCCAGACCAGCTGAGCTGCCACG ACATGGACGAGTGCCTGCTGTCCTCCTACATGTGTCAGTGGCAGTGTGTCAACCAGCCGGGCTCCTACAGCTGTGTCTGTCCTGAAGGGTACCAGCTGCAGGGAACACGCATGTGCCAAG ACATCAACGAGTGTGAAACTGGACCAAACTGCAGCGAGGATCAGGTGTGCTGGAACTACTTTGGAGGTTACCGGTGCTATCCCAGAAACCCCTGCCAGGATCCCTACGTGCAGACTGGAGAGGG GCGCTGCAGCTGTCAGTCTCCGAGCGCGTGCAGAGGACTTCCTCCCTCCATCGTCTATAAGTACATGAGCATCACCTCGGAGCGCTCGGTGCCGGCGGACATCTTCCAGATTCAGGCCACCAGCGTCTTCCCCAACATGCACAACACGTTCAGGATCAAAGCCGGCAACGAGGAGGGGCAGTTCTTCCTCAGG AGATCCAGCAACGTGAGCGGCATGCTGGTGATGACGCGTCCTCTGATTGGTCCCAGAGAGCACGTCCTGGACCTGGAGATGGTGACGCAGAACTCGGCCCTCAGTTATCGATCCAGCTCTCTGCTGCGCCTCACTATCATCGTTGGACCTTACGCTTTCTAA